A region from the Paludicola sp. MB14-C6 genome encodes:
- a CDS encoding PASTA domain-containing protein: MENRCFACMNIIEGNHCDRCGNDNGDLSDILKQQLKPGIIIRDRFYIGLVIEHNGEGMTYVAYDLEEKKRVRIREFFPDPLCFRKADGITVGINQGCEIQYKSLLTDFAELSKQLIDLKSNHCLLRAKMIFAKNETLYTVYEDVAGMTFTRYLIENAGELSWEETENLFLPLLYTVKLLNSNGIIHRGISPETILVTKNNELKLTGVCISAVRAINSEIKPELFIGYAAPEQYQKCISYGEWTDVYSLSAVLYKALTGTMPPRSDMRDVDHSLMAPIQLNPRIPVAVSEAIVRGLAYEKEYRTYNVKQLIGALYSSQQNDEIEEINVKSNTNKKHKLPLWLTVILISFPIMLIAFFLMYYLVLGRDNKPKASSSNTSSIVSSVTESSKPDKQEKPSSNAVPVFSVDNFEGMYYNDIMNATSNGGITYKDMFTFKKVEEFSDTAEMGIVTKQSIAPNESKPKGTEIELTVSKGAQKVNLPPIVDPSGNPIKLEDYKKFLTDHGIESVVERVDSSEVPSGHVVKLSQPPESEVDRAVITSITIYVAK; encoded by the coding sequence ATGGAAAATAGATGTTTTGCTTGTATGAATATCATAGAAGGCAATCACTGTGACCGTTGTGGAAATGACAATGGAGATTTAAGCGATATTTTAAAGCAACAGCTTAAACCAGGTATTATAATAAGAGATAGATTTTATATCGGACTCGTTATTGAGCATAACGGTGAGGGTATGACGTATGTTGCATATGACCTCGAAGAAAAGAAACGAGTACGCATTCGTGAATTTTTCCCTGATCCTCTTTGCTTTCGGAAAGCTGACGGAATTACAGTTGGCATCAATCAGGGCTGTGAGATTCAATATAAATCATTATTAACAGATTTTGCAGAACTTTCAAAACAGTTAATTGATTTAAAGAGTAATCATTGCTTATTAAGAGCAAAAATGATTTTTGCAAAGAATGAGACACTGTATACAGTATACGAAGATGTTGCAGGAATGACATTTACTCGATATTTAATTGAAAATGCAGGAGAATTAAGCTGGGAAGAAACCGAGAATTTATTCTTACCATTGCTTTACACGGTTAAATTATTAAATTCAAATGGAATTATTCATCGAGGTATCAGCCCTGAAACAATTTTAGTAACGAAAAACAATGAATTGAAGTTAACTGGTGTTTGTATTAGTGCGGTTAGAGCAATTAACAGTGAAATAAAACCCGAATTATTTATTGGCTACGCTGCGCCTGAACAATATCAAAAGTGTATTAGTTATGGGGAATGGACTGACGTTTATTCGCTATCAGCTGTTTTGTATAAGGCTTTAACAGGAACAATGCCCCCAAGATCTGATATGCGTGATGTTGATCATTCGTTAATGGCACCAATTCAATTAAATCCACGTATCCCAGTAGCTGTGTCTGAAGCAATTGTAAGAGGCTTAGCATATGAAAAAGAGTATAGAACTTATAATGTGAAACAACTAATAGGCGCCTTATATTCTTCTCAACAAAACGATGAAATTGAAGAAATTAATGTAAAATCTAATACTAACAAAAAGCATAAACTTCCGCTTTGGTTAACAGTTATTTTAATTTCATTTCCGATCATGCTAATAGCATTTTTCTTGATGTATTATTTAGTTTTGGGAAGAGATAATAAGCCAAAAGCAAGTTCATCTAACACTTCGAGCATTGTAAGCTCTGTTACTGAGAGCAGCAAGCCCGATAAACAAGAAAAGCCTTCTTCAAATGCAGTACCGGTGTTTTCTGTTGATAACTTTGAAGGTATGTATTATAACGATATTATGAATGCAACATCAAATGGTGGGATCACATATAAAGACATGTTTACCTTTAAAAAAGTTGAAGAGTTTAGTGATACTGCCGAGATGGGAATAGTAACAAAGCAAAGCATTGCACCAAATGAGAGTAAACCAAAAGGTACTGAAATTGAGCTTACTGTAAGCAAGGGTGCTCAAAAGGTTAATTTACCACCAATAGTTGATCCGAGTGGTAATCCAATTAAGCTTGAGGACTATAAAAAGTTTTTAACTGATCATGGAATTGAGAGTGTTGTTGAGCGTGTTGATAGCTCTGAAGTTCCAAGCGGTCATGTCGTTAAATTGAGCCAACCGCCTGAATCAGAAGTTGATCGTGCTGTAATAACGTCAATTACTATTTATGTAGCGAAATAA
- a CDS encoding anaerobic ribonucleoside triphosphate reductase, translating to MITTITKRDGRSVPFNLEKIAKAIFKAAQAAGGNNYDESLELSYKVCDYIEQILQTRNPSVEQVQDAVEKVLIEEGHTQTAKKYILYRAERTRVREMNTKLMKIYEDLTFKSADEVDIKRENANIDGDTAMGTMLRYGSEGSKQFYEMYVLDPAHARAHAQGDIHIHDLDFYTLTTTCCQIDIVKLFKNGFCTGHGFLREPNDIRSYSALACIAIQSNQNDQHGGQSIPNFEYGMANGVKKTYAKLYTSNLAKALELVADIEDSFSVAKEIRSKIDAEHATIPVLANNNGYMEYEAEELKKYVDADKIAMIQKFVLKEAVKETDKATFQAMEALIHNLNTMHSRAGAQIPFSSINYGLDTSAEGRMVMKNLLLAQEKGLGNGETPIFPIHIFKVKEGINYNPEDPNYDLFKLACRVSAKRLFPNFSFMDAPFNLQYYKEGDYNSEVAYMGCRTRVAANNYNKANEITSGRGNLSFTSINLPRLGIEAKGDINKFYEMLDEKIELVASQLLHRLKIQGQKRVKNYPFLMGQGVWIDSDKLGYNDSIAEVLKNGTLTVGFIGLAETLVALIGEHHGQSERARKLGYEIVARMRQRMDEKSQETGLNFSVIATPAEGLSGRFVRMDKERYGIIKGVTDRDYYTNSFHIPVYFNISAFDKIRIEAPYHDLTNGGHISYVELDGDPSKNLDAFEQVVRCMKESGIGYGSINHPVDRDPVCGYSGIIENECPKCGRKEAVGQPKFERIRRITGYLVGTVDRFNDAKRAEEKDRVKHM from the coding sequence ATGATTACGACAATCACAAAACGTGACGGAAGATCCGTTCCATTTAATCTAGAAAAGATAGCAAAAGCTATTTTTAAGGCAGCTCAAGCTGCTGGCGGAAATAACTATGATGAATCGCTCGAACTTTCTTATAAAGTTTGTGATTATATAGAGCAAATACTTCAAACAAGAAATCCAAGTGTAGAACAAGTTCAAGATGCAGTTGAAAAAGTATTGATTGAAGAAGGTCATACTCAAACTGCAAAAAAATATATTCTTTATCGTGCAGAACGTACACGTGTTAGAGAGATGAATACTAAGTTAATGAAGATTTACGAGGATTTGACTTTTAAATCTGCTGACGAAGTTGACATTAAACGTGAAAACGCAAATATTGATGGAGATACTGCTATGGGAACCATGCTACGCTATGGATCCGAAGGCTCAAAGCAATTTTACGAAATGTATGTTTTAGATCCTGCACACGCTCGTGCTCATGCGCAAGGTGATATACATATTCATGATTTGGATTTTTATACATTAACAACAACTTGTTGTCAAATTGATATTGTAAAGTTATTTAAAAATGGATTTTGTACAGGTCATGGTTTCTTACGAGAGCCAAATGATATTCGCAGTTATTCTGCATTGGCATGTATTGCAATCCAATCAAATCAAAATGATCAACATGGAGGACAAAGTATTCCTAATTTTGAATATGGAATGGCTAATGGAGTCAAAAAAACATATGCAAAACTATATACATCTAATTTAGCCAAAGCATTGGAATTAGTTGCAGATATTGAGGATTCATTCAGTGTTGCAAAAGAAATTAGAAGTAAAATTGATGCAGAACATGCAACAATCCCTGTATTAGCAAATAATAATGGTTATATGGAATATGAAGCAGAAGAATTAAAAAAATATGTAGATGCGGATAAAATTGCAATGATACAAAAATTTGTATTGAAAGAAGCCGTTAAAGAAACAGATAAAGCAACATTTCAAGCAATGGAAGCACTTATTCATAACTTAAATACTATGCATTCTCGTGCCGGTGCTCAAATTCCATTTAGCTCAATTAACTATGGTTTAGATACATCAGCAGAAGGCAGAATGGTTATGAAAAACCTTCTATTGGCTCAAGAAAAAGGCTTGGGTAATGGCGAAACTCCTATATTCCCAATCCATATTTTTAAAGTAAAAGAAGGTATTAACTATAATCCTGAAGATCCGAACTATGATTTATTTAAATTAGCTTGCAGAGTATCTGCAAAACGTCTATTCCCGAATTTTTCATTCATGGATGCTCCATTTAACCTTCAGTATTATAAAGAAGGTGACTATAATAGTGAAGTTGCATATATGGGATGCAGAACAAGGGTTGCAGCAAATAATTATAATAAAGCTAATGAAATTACAAGTGGTAGAGGTAACTTAAGCTTTACATCTATAAACTTGCCACGTTTAGGAATTGAAGCAAAAGGCGATATTAACAAGTTTTATGAAATGTTGGATGAAAAAATTGAATTAGTTGCAAGTCAACTTTTGCATCGTTTGAAGATTCAAGGACAAAAAAGAGTTAAGAACTATCCGTTCTTAATGGGCCAAGGGGTTTGGATTGATTCCGACAAGCTTGGTTATAATGACAGTATAGCCGAAGTGTTAAAAAATGGTACGTTAACTGTTGGATTTATTGGTCTTGCTGAAACTTTAGTTGCTTTGATTGGTGAACATCACGGTCAAAGCGAAAGAGCAAGAAAATTAGGCTATGAAATCGTTGCAAGAATGCGCCAAAGAATGGATGAAAAGTCACAAGAAACAGGCTTGAATTTCTCTGTTATTGCAACTCCTGCAGAAGGTCTATCCGGTCGTTTTGTTCGTATGGATAAAGAGCGTTATGGCATAATTAAAGGAGTTACAGATAGAGATTACTATACAAACTCCTTCCATATTCCAGTTTACTTTAATATCAGTGCATTTGATAAGATTAGAATTGAAGCTCCATATCATGACTTAACAAATGGTGGACATATTAGCTATGTTGAATTAGATGGTGATCCAAGCAAAAACTTGGATGCATTTGAACAAGTAGTACGTTGTATGAAAGAAAGCGGAATAGGATATGGATCCATTAACCACCCGGTTGACAGAGATCCAGTATGTGGCTACTCAGGAATCATAGAAAATGAATGTCCAAAATGCGGACGAAAAGAAGCCGTTGGTCAACCAAAATTTGAACGTATTAGAAGAATAACAGGTTATTTAGTTGGAACAGTAGATCGTTTTAATGACGCAAAACGTGCTGAAGAAAAAGACCGTGTAAAACATATGTAA
- the nrdG gene encoding anaerobic ribonucleoside-triphosphate reductase activating protein: MDKQVKLSGVVKESIVDGKGIRYVIFTQGCPHNCEGCHNPDTHDFAKGYFESTQVLFEQIKSNPLLKGITLSGGEPFCQAEALLDLVKKVKAIGKDVWAYSGYTYEQLQQQPQPFAKELLNEVDVLVDGKFVLSQRDLTLLFRGSKNQRLIDCNKTRAANDIVLFS; encoded by the coding sequence ATGGATAAGCAAGTCAAACTATCGGGTGTTGTAAAAGAGTCTATCGTTGATGGAAAAGGAATTCGTTATGTGATATTCACTCAAGGATGCCCCCATAATTGTGAGGGCTGTCATAACCCTGACACGCATGACTTTGCCAAAGGCTATTTTGAATCAACTCAAGTTTTATTTGAACAAATTAAAAGCAATCCACTTTTAAAAGGAATTACGTTAAGTGGTGGAGAGCCATTTTGTCAAGCTGAAGCATTGTTAGATTTAGTCAAAAAGGTCAAAGCAATTGGAAAAGATGTATGGGCATATTCCGGATATACTTATGAGCAATTACAGCAACAACCACAACCTTTTGCAAAAGAATTATTAAATGAAGTTGATGTATTAGTTGATGGGAAATTTGTTTTGAGTCAAAGAGATTTAACATTATTATTTCGTGGGAGTAAAAATCAACGTTTGATTGATTGCAATAAGACAAGAGCAGCAAATGATATTGTCTTATTTTCATAA
- a CDS encoding peptide ABC transporter substrate-binding protein, with translation MKKILCFILILSMVLVFVGCGDSKKPIRLSYDIKEEPQNLDPQTATDKASLLVISNVFEGLMVMDDEGKLKPGMAKSYHVSSDKLTYTFQLRENIKWNDDNDKTTDQPVTADDFVFAFKRLIDPETNSKHAKLFYCIKNAQAINEGKASIDTLGVTATAKNEITFRLEYANDNFLRLLTKTSAVPCNQAFFEQTKGKYGLEPYTIMVNGPFVLAKWTHKESMRLVHNDNYYNQANVMPSSISLWIQTKSKDELQQEKEKNIVIDNSVERLLEEKTVGGMIDGFNFNKISKKGFDSEAMEGSTWGIAFNFNNKDLNNKNIRQAIATAFDRSTYESILPKSMSLATAIVPNSIMIAQQSYREYVGKNLVPQYDAKKAYELHSSGLKELGKNKISGIRLMVPRNANIAFKDHFLFPSQVLQRDLGIFIGIDEVSIDEYQSRLKKGDFDCAIVNLAAIENSPRSILSQFHTGSDLNYYGYSSSSVDQNLDKSAELSDDNQIIDCFKLVEQQIIDDVAFIPMYYKTDYFVTSQSIKKLKYNRQTGMVLFKDVKKN, from the coding sequence ATGAAAAAAATACTTTGTTTTATTTTAATACTTTCGATGGTATTGGTTTTTGTCGGATGTGGCGATAGTAAAAAACCAATTCGCCTAAGTTATGATATAAAAGAGGAACCTCAAAATCTTGACCCTCAAACTGCCACCGATAAGGCATCTTTGTTAGTCATTAGCAATGTTTTTGAAGGTTTGATGGTAATGGATGATGAAGGTAAATTGAAACCGGGAATGGCAAAAAGTTATCATGTTAGTTCAGATAAGCTTACTTATACTTTCCAGCTTCGTGAAAATATAAAATGGAATGATGATAACGATAAAACGACGGATCAACCAGTTACGGCTGATGATTTTGTTTTTGCATTTAAGCGTCTAATTGATCCCGAAACGAATTCAAAACACGCAAAATTGTTTTATTGTATTAAAAATGCACAAGCCATTAACGAAGGAAAAGCTTCTATTGATACTCTAGGTGTTACAGCAACGGCTAAGAATGAGATTACATTTCGCTTAGAATATGCAAATGATAATTTTTTACGATTATTAACGAAAACAAGTGCTGTACCATGCAACCAAGCTTTTTTTGAACAAACCAAAGGTAAGTATGGATTAGAACCATATACAATTATGGTAAATGGTCCATTTGTATTAGCAAAATGGACGCATAAAGAGAGCATGCGTTTAGTACATAATGATAATTACTACAATCAAGCAAATGTAATGCCATCTTCAATTAGCTTGTGGATACAAACAAAATCAAAAGATGAATTACAACAAGAAAAAGAAAAAAATATTGTAATTGATAATTCGGTTGAAAGATTATTAGAGGAAAAAACAGTTGGTGGAATGATTGACGGTTTTAATTTTAATAAGATAAGTAAAAAAGGATTTGACTCTGAGGCAATGGAAGGCTCAACTTGGGGAATTGCTTTTAACTTTAATAATAAAGATTTGAACAACAAAAATATTAGGCAAGCCATAGCAACAGCTTTTGATAGAAGTACCTATGAAAGTATATTGCCAAAAAGTATGTCATTGGCAACAGCAATAGTTCCTAATAGCATTATGATTGCACAGCAAAGCTATCGTGAATATGTTGGAAAAAATTTAGTTCCGCAATATGATGCAAAGAAAGCATATGAATTGCATTCTAGTGGATTAAAAGAGCTAGGCAAAAATAAAATCAGTGGAATCAGACTTATGGTTCCAAGAAATGCAAATATAGCGTTCAAAGATCATTTTTTATTTCCTTCTCAAGTGCTACAACGAGATTTAGGTATTTTTATAGGGATTGATGAAGTATCGATTGATGAGTATCAATCTCGGTTAAAGAAAGGGGATTTTGATTGCGCAATCGTCAATTTAGCTGCAATAGAAAATTCTCCGAGATCTATTTTGAGTCAATTTCATACAGGAAGTGATTTGAATTATTATGGTTATAGTAGTTCTTCGGTGGATCAAAATTTAGATAAATCAGCTGAATTATCTGATGATAACCAAATAATAGATTGCTTTAAATTAGTAGAACAACAAATTATTGATGATGTTGCTTTTATCCCAATGTATTATAAAACAGATTATTTTGTAACAAGCCAATCTATTAAAAAATTGAAATACAACAGACAAACAGGAATGGTTTTGTTTAAAGATGTGAAAAAGAACTAA
- a CDS encoding Dabb family protein: MIRHIVMWDFKDELTHQDKLEAAQKMKDSLEKLKDEVSGVIELEVIIQSLATSNADLMLYSSFESEKHLEIYQNHPKHRLAGQFISSVTVNRRCVDYMI; the protein is encoded by the coding sequence ATGATAAGGCATATTGTAATGTGGGATTTTAAAGATGAATTGACACATCAAGATAAATTAGAGGCGGCACAAAAAATGAAAGATTCCTTGGAAAAGTTAAAAGATGAAGTTAGCGGTGTAATAGAATTAGAGGTAATAATTCAATCCTTAGCAACCAGTAATGCCGATCTCATGCTTTATAGTAGTTTTGAAAGTGAAAAACATTTGGAAATATATCAAAACCATCCTAAGCATAGACTTGCAGGACAATTTATTAGCTCGGTAACTGTTAATAGAAGATGTGTAGACTATATGATATAA
- the nadA gene encoding quinolinate synthase NadA, which translates to MIRDIQDSILRLKKEKDIAILAHSYQSPDILEIADYKGDSYQLSVIAQTLSCSTVVMCGVRFMAETLKMLSPEKKVILPVATATCPMAEQISPERVLAFKKDNPEYKVVAYINTTAELKAVCDVCVTSSSALKIVSNMKEKNILFIPDKNLGTYIKEQLPEKNIIVWDGCCPIHNAVTVSDCIKAKKLHPNATILMHPELPKEVLAYGDVIGSTSAIINYALAHDDECIIGTEKSIADYLSLVKPEGKFYQLSKKLMCHDMRITTIMDVYKAMLGTGGEEIILEDQLRLAAKNPIEAMIQLGG; encoded by the coding sequence ATGATTAGAGATATTCAAGATAGTATTTTAAGACTAAAAAAAGAAAAAGACATTGCAATATTAGCACACAGCTATCAATCTCCCGATATATTAGAAATTGCAGATTACAAAGGCGATTCCTATCAATTAAGTGTAATTGCACAAACTTTATCTTGTTCAACGGTAGTAATGTGCGGTGTTCGTTTTATGGCGGAAACGCTAAAAATGCTTTCTCCTGAAAAGAAAGTCATTCTTCCGGTAGCTACTGCTACTTGCCCAATGGCTGAACAAATTTCTCCAGAACGTGTTCTTGCATTTAAAAAAGATAACCCTGAATATAAAGTTGTAGCCTATATCAATACAACAGCAGAATTAAAAGCAGTTTGTGATGTATGTGTAACATCTTCCAGCGCTTTAAAGATTGTTTCAAATATGAAAGAAAAGAATATTTTATTTATACCTGATAAAAACCTTGGTACTTACATAAAAGAGCAACTACCTGAAAAAAACATTATTGTTTGGGACGGCTGTTGCCCTATACATAATGCAGTTACTGTTTCAGATTGTATAAAAGCTAAAAAATTGCATCCAAACGCTACGATACTAATGCATCCAGAATTACCAAAAGAAGTTTTAGCCTATGGTGATGTAATTGGCTCAACTTCGGCAATTATCAATTATGCGTTAGCACATGATGATGAATGCATTATTGGAACAGAAAAAAGTATTGCAGATTATTTATCCCTTGTAAAACCCGAGGGAAAGTTTTATCAGTTATCTAAAAAATTGATGTGTCATGACATGAGAATAACGACCATCATGGATGTATATAAAGCAATGCTTGGCACAGGCGGAGAAGAAATTATATTAGAAGACCAGCTCCGACTTGCTGCTAAAAATCCCATTGAAGCAATGATTCAATTAGGTGGTTAA
- the prfB gene encoding peptide chain release factor 2 — MLFYDETKLELAALRPQLEELYSALGLDHAVIEIEKLEQQAAEPDFWNDMENSQKVLQKTSRLKAVLHSYQKLENQFEDLLVLIDMAIEEDDETVEQEIKDSYSNFKKELETMKLQTLLKGEYDAKNAILSFHAGAGGTEAQDWVEMLYRMYTRWAERKGFKCKTLDYLSGEEAGIKSVTVLIEGLNAYGFLRSESGVHRLVRISPFDSSGRRHTSFASLEVMPEIDDSVEINIRPEDLKIDTFRSGGAGGQHVNTTDSAVRITHIPTGVVCACQNERSQFQNRDVAMKMLKSKLIEIKEREHLEKIEDIKGDQKDIAWGSQIRSYVFMPYTLVKDHRTNFENGNVNAVMDGDLDGFINAYLKAKSRGEI; from the coding sequence ATGTTATTTTACGATGAAACTAAGTTGGAACTTGCCGCTCTTCGTCCACAACTCGAAGAACTATATAGTGCATTAGGATTAGACCATGCTGTAATAGAAATTGAAAAACTAGAACAACAAGCAGCCGAACCTGATTTTTGGAATGATATGGAGAACTCACAAAAAGTCTTACAAAAAACAAGTCGATTAAAAGCTGTTTTGCATTCTTATCAAAAGTTGGAGAATCAGTTTGAGGATTTACTGGTTTTAATTGATATGGCAATTGAAGAGGACGATGAAACGGTTGAACAAGAAATTAAAGATTCTTATTCAAATTTCAAAAAAGAACTGGAAACAATGAAATTGCAAACCTTGTTAAAAGGTGAGTATGACGCTAAAAATGCAATTCTATCTTTCCATGCAGGCGCAGGTGGAACAGAGGCACAAGATTGGGTTGAAATGCTTTATCGTATGTATACTCGCTGGGCTGAGCGCAAGGGCTTTAAATGTAAAACATTAGATTATCTTTCAGGTGAAGAAGCAGGAATTAAGAGTGTAACGGTTTTAATAGAAGGATTAAATGCATACGGCTTTTTACGTTCCGAATCAGGAGTGCATCGTTTGGTTCGTATTTCACCGTTTGATTCTTCAGGACGCCGTCACACATCATTTGCTTCATTGGAGGTTATGCCTGAAATAGACGATAGTGTAGAAATTAACATTAGACCTGAAGATTTAAAGATTGATACTTTCCGTTCCGGTGGGGCAGGAGGACAACACGTTAATACAACCGACTCTGCTGTTCGAATTACTCATATACCAACAGGCGTTGTTTGTGCTTGTCAAAATGAACGAAGTCAATTTCAAAATCGAGATGTAGCAATGAAAATGTTAAAATCAAAGCTTATTGAAATAAAAGAAAGAGAACATTTGGAGAAAATTGAGGATATCAAGGGTGACCAAAAGGATATTGCTTGGGGCTCCCAAATCCGTTCTTATGTATTTATGCCATATACCTTGGTTAAAGATCATCGTACCAATTTTGAAAATGGTAACGTGAATGCAGTTATGGATGGCGATCTAGATGGTTTTATCAATGCTTATTTAA